The Coffea eugenioides isolate CCC68of chromosome 8, Ceug_1.0, whole genome shotgun sequence genome has a segment encoding these proteins:
- the LOC113780194 gene encoding probable disease resistance protein At1g58390 produces MSQVNNLKMLRILVVENSNMASQSFYSRSLMQFIGNLIHLRCLSLRGCTDLTLPYSLGNLKYVETLDLSDSECSTIPDVLWKLGRLMHLYLPYCHSNRKLQLDGLGMSLEILGSFHSRFCLPRDLSKLTNILRALKAIVHENLEDLEQFINHLSNLNHLRVSSLTIKVHDFGINSNRQKDGLKSLTILKELKLLTMPREFINRVEVVNGEQGPDYDKISHVASDEIR; encoded by the exons ATGTCCCAAGTTAACAATTTGAAGATGCTTAGAATTTTGGTTGTTGAAAACTCCAATATGGCCTCCCAAAGCTTTTATTCAAGATCACTCATGCAATTCATAGGCAATCTTATCCACTTGAGATGCTTGAGTTTGAGAGGTTGTACTGATTTGACCTTACCATATTCCTTGGGCAATCTAAAGTACGTAGAAACCCTTGATTTAAGTGATAGTGAATGTTCAACAATCCCTGATGTGCTGTGGAAGTTGGGACGTTTAATGCATCTCTACCTTCCCTACTGTCACTCCAACCGTAAGCTACAGTTAGATGGGTTGGGCATGTCCCTGGAGATACTTGGATCATTTCACAGcagattctgcctccctagagaTTTATCCAAACTGACCAATATTCTTAGAGCCTTGAAAGCTATTGTCCATGAGAATCTTGAAGACCTGGAGCAATTCATCAACCATTTATCAAACTTGAACCACCTCCGCGTCAGCTCACTTACCATCAAGGTTCATGATTTTGGGATCAACTCCAACAGGCAGAAAG ATGGATTAAAATCTTTGACTAtcctaaaagaattaaaacttCTCACCATGCCCAGAGAATTCATAAACAGAGTTGAAGTGGTGAATGGTGAACAAGGACCAGATTATGATAAAATAAGTCATGTGGCTTCAGATGAAATCCGCTGA